One window from the genome of Deinococcus sp. NW-56 encodes:
- the bshA gene encoding N-acetyl-alpha-D-glucosaminyl L-malate synthase BshA, with product MELPDKIAVLCHTGAGGSGVVATELGLMVAAAGREVHFVGSAVPFRLAGQRGLGRPYFHQVGGFAYALFDQPYPELAATNTLTEVILEHGVSLAHAHYAIPHASAAIHAREITGRSRVLTTLHGTDVTLVGAEPAFRHTTRDAIERSDHVTAVSQFLADQTREVFGVTREIEVIHNFVDAGRFVRVTDPALRARFAHPEEALIVHISNFRPVKRVEDVVQVFARVASEIPARLLMVGDGPERPRAFELAGQLGVIGRTHFLGSFPDVEGVLGISDLFLLPSTNESFGLAALEAMSCEVPVVAARAGGVPEVVEDGVTGYLAPVGDVDAMAHAALRILRDPALYRRLGSAAREAALTRFQPERIVPRYLDAYARTVRG from the coding sequence ATGGAACTTCCCGACAAGATTGCTGTGCTGTGCCACACCGGGGCGGGCGGGTCCGGCGTGGTGGCGACCGAGCTGGGGCTGATGGTGGCGGCGGCCGGGCGCGAGGTGCACTTCGTCGGGTCGGCGGTGCCCTTCCGGCTGGCGGGCCAGCGCGGGCTGGGACGGCCGTACTTTCATCAGGTCGGGGGCTTCGCCTACGCGCTGTTCGACCAGCCCTACCCCGAGCTGGCGGCCACGAACACGCTGACCGAGGTGATTCTGGAGCATGGGGTCAGCCTGGCGCACGCGCACTACGCGATTCCGCACGCCTCGGCGGCGATCCATGCCCGCGAGATCACCGGTCGCAGCCGGGTGCTGACCACCCTGCACGGCACAGACGTGACGCTGGTGGGGGCCGAGCCTGCCTTCCGGCACACCACCCGCGACGCCATCGAGCGCAGCGACCATGTGACGGCGGTGTCGCAATTTCTGGCCGATCAGACCCGCGAGGTGTTCGGCGTCACCCGCGAGATCGAGGTGATCCACAACTTCGTGGACGCCGGGCGCTTCGTGCGCGTGACTGACCCGGCCCTGCGTGCCCGCTTCGCCCATCCCGAGGAGGCGCTGATCGTCCACATCAGCAACTTCCGGCCCGTCAAGCGGGTCGAGGACGTGGTGCAGGTCTTCGCGCGGGTGGCGAGCGAGATTCCCGCCCGCCTCCTGATGGTGGGCGACGGCCCCGAACGGCCCCGCGCCTTTGAACTCGCCGGGCAGCTCGGCGTGATCGGGCGCACCCACTTCCTGGGGTCCTTTCCCGACGTGGAGGGCGTGCTGGGGATCAGCGACCTGTTCCTGCTGCCCAGCACCAACGAGAGCTTCGGCCTCGCCGCGCTGGAGGCCATGAGCTGCGAGGTGCCGGTCGTCGCGGCCCGCGCGGGCGGCGTCCCGGAGGTCGTCGAGGACGGGGTGACCGGCTACCTCGCCCCGGTGGGCGACGTGGACGCGATGGCGCACGCGGCCCTACGGATCCTGCGCGACCCCGCGCTCTACCGCCGCCTGGGCAGCGCCGCGCGGGAAGCGGCCCTGACGCGCTTTCAGCCGGAGCGGATCGTGCCCCGTTATCTGGATGCTTACGCACGGACAGTGCGGGGGTAG
- a CDS encoding ChaB family protein, with the protein MPYRSMDELPEAQVDQYTEHQREAFLEAFNNALDEYGGDEDRAFAVAHSAAKKAGEKEEREDG; encoded by the coding sequence ATGCCTTACCGCAGCATGGACGAGCTGCCCGAAGCCCAGGTCGACCAGTACACCGAGCATCAGAGAGAGGCGTTTCTAGAGGCATTCAACAACGCCCTGGACGAGTACGGCGGCGACGAGGACCGCGCCTTCGCGGTCGCCCACTCGGCGGCGAAAAAGGCGGGCGAGAAGGAGGAGCGGGAAGACGGGTAG
- a CDS encoding BsuPI-related putative proteinase inhibitor: MPSLRRALLSLLALGAVATAQDRSPPLLAPAVAEQAVGSLPLRLNLVALPSYGPGEVVRLKLFLKNVSDKPLALEVARNVPVYDMLVRDAEGQVVWSCAGAEPVVRLAMNEVRTLAPGQTWSYVCDWDQTEPNGQPVPRGEYVVAGHFEANNETLRATSRRITLR; the protein is encoded by the coding sequence ATGCCGAGCCTTCGCCGCGCCCTGCTTTCGCTTCTCGCTCTGGGTGCGGTTGCCACGGCTCAAGATCGCTCGCCCCCGCTCCTCGCTCCGGCGGTGGCCGAGCAGGCGGTGGGGAGTCTTCCGCTGCGGCTGAACCTGGTGGCCCTGCCGAGCTACGGCCCCGGCGAGGTCGTGCGCTTGAAGCTGTTCCTGAAAAACGTCTCGGATAAGCCTCTGGCGCTGGAAGTGGCGCGGAATGTGCCGGTCTACGACATGCTGGTTCGGGACGCAGAGGGGCAGGTGGTGTGGAGTTGTGCGGGTGCGGAGCCGGTGGTGCGCCTCGCAATGAATGAGGTTCGGACCCTGGCACCGGGGCAGACGTGGAGTTACGTTTGCGACTGGGACCAGACGGAACCCAACGGTCAGCCTGTGCCGCGCGGGGAATATGTCGTGGCAGGCCACTTCGAGGCGAACAACGAGACCTTACGGGCCACCTCACGCCGCATCACGCTGCGGTAG
- the sucC gene encoding ADP-forming succinate--CoA ligase subunit beta has product MKLHEYQGKELLRRFGVNVQEGKVAYTPDEVRQIAREYGQPVVVKAQVHVGGRGKAGGVKFSPDIDKAFENGEKILGMDIKGLTVKKVLVTKAVDIDAGTEYYVGMIVDRNVQSYTLMASAEGGMEIEEVAEATPEKIIKHRVDPVTGLRPFEAREVALKAGFKGNLNKIADMMVKMSEAALKMDAVLVEINPLFVDADGTPLALDTKFEIDDNAMYRHKDLSDWRELEAEHPLEIEASKYGFAYVKLDDGNVGVLGNGAGIVMTSLDVVNRAGAKPANFLDIGGGAKAEIVYNAVKLVSKDPDVRSIFINIFGGITRADEVAKGVIQALNEGILTKPVRMRIAGTAEDEAKALLAQVNSPLIQMYPTMFEAADEAAKEANK; this is encoded by the coding sequence GTGAAACTTCACGAGTATCAGGGCAAGGAACTGCTGCGCCGCTTCGGCGTGAACGTGCAGGAAGGCAAAGTCGCCTACACGCCCGACGAGGTGCGGCAGATCGCCCGCGAGTACGGGCAGCCGGTCGTCGTCAAGGCGCAGGTGCACGTCGGCGGACGCGGCAAGGCGGGCGGCGTGAAGTTCAGCCCCGACATCGACAAGGCCTTCGAGAACGGCGAGAAGATCCTGGGGATGGACATCAAGGGCCTGACCGTCAAGAAGGTCCTCGTGACCAAGGCCGTCGACATCGACGCCGGGACCGAGTACTACGTCGGCATGATCGTCGACCGCAACGTGCAGAGCTACACCCTGATGGCCTCCGCCGAGGGCGGCATGGAGATCGAGGAGGTCGCCGAGGCCACCCCCGAGAAGATCATCAAGCACCGCGTGGACCCCGTGACCGGCCTGCGTCCCTTCGAGGCGCGGGAAGTCGCCCTCAAGGCGGGCTTCAAGGGGAACCTGAACAAGATCGCCGACATGATGGTCAAGATGTCCGAAGCGGCCCTGAAGATGGACGCCGTGCTCGTCGAGATCAACCCGCTGTTCGTGGACGCAGACGGCACGCCGCTCGCGCTCGACACCAAGTTCGAGATCGACGACAACGCCATGTACCGCCACAAGGACCTCTCCGACTGGCGCGAGCTGGAAGCCGAGCACCCCCTGGAGATCGAGGCCAGCAAGTACGGCTTCGCCTACGTCAAGCTCGACGACGGCAATGTCGGCGTGCTGGGCAACGGGGCCGGGATCGTGATGACCTCGCTTGACGTGGTCAACCGCGCCGGGGCCAAGCCCGCCAACTTCCTCGACATCGGCGGCGGCGCCAAGGCCGAGATCGTGTACAACGCGGTCAAGCTGGTCTCCAAGGACCCCGACGTGAGGTCGATCTTCATCAACATCTTCGGCGGCATCACCCGCGCCGACGAGGTCGCCAAGGGCGTGATTCAGGCGCTCAATGAAGGCATCCTGACCAAGCCGGTGCGCATGCGCATCGCCGGGACCGCCGAGGACGAGGCCAAGGCGCTGCTCGCCCAGGTGAACAGCCCCCTCATCCAGATGTACCCCACCATGTTCGAGGCCGCCGACGAGGCCGCCAAGGAGGCGAACAAGTAA
- the pepF gene encoding oligoendopeptidase F encodes MTTAERKAALPARADVPREQTWDIEALFATPQAWEAEAEALPAAIDALGNHAGRLGGGPDALAAYLREADDVELRLARFFSYASMGASVDGRDAEAAARRDRASTIAARYGSATAFARPELLALDEATVRGWLTRPDLADYAVRFERLWRSRPHVRSAEVEELLGSVQAPFASERGIHPALANMDLRFGTVSSSGGGGEPVTQGNVDRLTSHPDREVRREAWENYADAHLGVRHSQAAMYATHVRQNVFLARARRYPDAITSFLAPDNIPTGVVTTLLDTYRAHTPTWHRYWRVRREWLGLPELREYDVKAALVEPRAVSYEQAVDWIEEGMAPLGDAYLRDMRAGLTTERWVDYAENDGKRQGAYSNGGGRVKPYIFMTWNGTMSSYSTLAHEIGHSMHSLLSQREHSYAVPRYTLFHAEVASNFNQAMVRQHLLRQARESGDTDFEVQLIEEALANFHRYFFIMPTLAAFELEAYRRIEAGGTLSAPDLIGLTADLLAQGYGDGVQMDCERSGILWAQFSTHLYANFYAYQYATGISAAHRILEQFGTDPDAARERYLAFLRSGGRLDPIDALKEAGVDMLSPEPVEATFRTLAGYVDRLEELLAERKGN; translated from the coding sequence ATGACCACAGCCGAAAGGAAGGCGGCCCTGCCCGCCCGCGCTGACGTTCCCCGCGAGCAGACCTGGGACATCGAGGCCCTCTTCGCCACCCCGCAGGCCTGGGAGGCGGAAGCCGAGGCCCTCCCCGCCGCGATCGACGCCTTGGGCAATCACGCCGGGCGGCTCGGAGGTGGCCCCGACGCCCTCGCCGCCTACCTGCGCGAGGCCGACGACGTGGAGCTGCGCCTCGCCCGCTTCTTCTCCTACGCGAGCATGGGCGCGAGTGTGGACGGCCGCGACGCTGAGGCCGCCGCCCGCCGTGACCGCGCCAGCACCATCGCCGCCCGCTACGGCAGCGCGACCGCCTTCGCCCGCCCTGAACTCCTCGCGCTGGATGAGGCGACGGTGCGCGGGTGGCTGACCCGGCCTGACCTCGCCGACTACGCGGTGCGCTTCGAGCGGCTGTGGCGCTCGCGCCCGCACGTCCGCTCGGCGGAGGTCGAGGAACTTCTCGGTTCGGTGCAGGCCCCCTTCGCCTCCGAGCGCGGCATCCATCCGGCCCTCGCCAACATGGACCTGCGCTTCGGCACAGTGTCGTCCAGTGGCGGGGGCGGCGAACCCGTTACCCAGGGCAACGTGGACCGCCTGACCTCGCACCCCGACCGCGAGGTGCGCCGCGAGGCCTGGGAGAACTACGCCGACGCCCACCTTGGCGTGCGGCATTCGCAGGCCGCGATGTACGCCACCCACGTCCGCCAGAACGTCTTCCTGGCCCGCGCCCGCCGCTACCCTGACGCGATCACGTCCTTCCTCGCGCCCGACAACATTCCCACCGGGGTCGTGACCACCCTGCTGGACACCTACCGCGCCCACACCCCCACCTGGCACCGCTACTGGCGCGTGCGCCGTGAGTGGCTGGGCCTCCCCGAACTGCGCGAGTACGACGTGAAGGCCGCGCTCGTCGAGCCCCGCGCCGTGTCCTACGAGCAGGCGGTGGACTGGATCGAGGAAGGCATGGCCCCCCTCGGCGACGCGTACCTGCGTGACATGCGGGCCGGGCTGACCACCGAGCGCTGGGTGGACTACGCCGAGAATGACGGCAAGCGCCAGGGGGCCTATTCCAACGGCGGCGGGCGGGTCAAGCCCTACATCTTCATGACCTGGAACGGCACCATGAGCAGCTACTCCACCCTGGCCCACGAGATCGGCCACTCCATGCACTCGCTGCTCTCCCAGCGCGAGCACTCCTACGCGGTACCCCGCTACACCCTCTTCCACGCGGAGGTGGCGTCGAACTTCAACCAGGCGATGGTCCGCCAGCACCTGCTTCGCCAGGCCCGCGAATCCGGCGACACCGACTTCGAGGTCCAGCTTATCGAGGAAGCCCTCGCCAACTTCCACCGCTACTTCTTCATCATGCCGACGCTGGCCGCCTTTGAACTGGAGGCCTACCGCCGCATCGAGGCCGGCGGGACGCTGAGCGCGCCCGACCTGATCGGCCTGACCGCCGACCTGCTTGCCCAGGGCTACGGCGACGGCGTGCAGATGGACTGCGAACGCTCCGGCATCCTGTGGGCACAGTTCTCCACCCACCTCTACGCCAACTTCTACGCCTACCAGTACGCGACTGGCATCAGCGCCGCCCACCGGATTCTGGAGCAGTTTGGTACCGACCCGGACGCCGCCCGCGAGCGCTACCTCGCCTTCCTGCGCTCCGGTGGTCGCCTTGACCCCATCGACGCGTTGAAGGAAGCGGGCGTGGACATGCTCAGCCCCGAGCCGGTGGAGGCGACCTTCCGCACGCTGGCCGGGTACGTGGACCGGTTGGAGGAACTGCTGGCGGAACGCAAGGGGAATTGA
- a CDS encoding Xaa-Pro peptidase family protein: protein MTQLEQLRAAMRQAGVDALWVSDPANVRAVSGFSSGKDGKVLVTGDGAVLYTDGRYTVQAQEESRIEQHIARPPETYQDAAERVRGGRVGFEAEHLTVAGLDALREHWEAELVPTRGLVEGVRLIKTPEEVEAIREAQALADRVFAEVRPMIRAGVRELDVALELETGLRRAGAKVGFDVIVASGPRGAMPHGVASERVIEEGDLVTIDFGARVRGYHSDMTRTVAVGRPSDELRHVYEAVLEAEEAAVAAVKPGVRAADLDALARGILERHGLSDAFAHSLGHGVGLNIHEGPGLRGTSEDVLEPGMVITVEPGAYLPGVGGVRIEDLVLVTEDGYEVLSHTPKEPLPQ, encoded by the coding sequence ATGACACAACTGGAGCAACTGCGGGCGGCGATGAGGCAGGCCGGGGTGGACGCCCTGTGGGTGAGCGATCCGGCGAACGTGCGGGCCGTAAGCGGCTTTTCGAGCGGCAAGGACGGCAAGGTGCTGGTCACCGGGGACGGGGCCGTGCTGTACACCGACGGGCGCTACACGGTGCAGGCGCAGGAGGAATCGCGCATTGAGCAGCACATCGCGCGTCCCCCGGAGACGTACCAGGACGCGGCGGAGCGGGTGCGCGGCGGGCGCGTGGGCTTTGAGGCCGAGCACCTGACGGTCGCGGGGCTGGACGCCCTGCGCGAGCACTGGGAGGCCGAACTGGTCCCCACGCGCGGGCTGGTGGAGGGCGTGCGGCTGATCAAGACGCCGGAGGAGGTGGAGGCGATCCGGGAGGCTCAGGCGTTGGCCGACCGGGTGTTCGCCGAGGTGCGCCCCATGATTCGCGCGGGGGTGCGCGAACTCGACGTGGCGCTGGAACTGGAGACTGGCCTGCGCCGCGCCGGGGCCAAGGTCGGCTTCGACGTGATCGTGGCGAGCGGGCCGCGCGGGGCGATGCCGCACGGGGTCGCCAGCGAGCGGGTGATCGAGGAGGGCGACCTCGTCACCATCGACTTCGGGGCGCGGGTGCGGGGGTACCACTCCGACATGACGCGGACAGTGGCGGTGGGCCGCCCGTCGGACGAACTGCGACACGTGTACGAGGCGGTGCTGGAGGCGGAGGAAGCCGCCGTCGCCGCTGTGAAGCCGGGGGTGCGGGCGGCCGACCTCGACGCGCTGGCGCGGGGGATTCTGGAGCGGCACGGGTTGAGCGACGCCTTCGCGCACTCGCTGGGGCACGGCGTCGGCCTGAACATCCACGAAGGGCCGGGGCTGCGCGGGACCAGCGAAGACGTGTTGGAACCCGGCATGGTGATCACGGTAGAGCCGGGCGCCTACCTGCCGGGCGTGGGGGGCGTGCGCATCGAGGACCTCGTGCTGGTCACCGAAGATGGGTACGAGGTGCTGAGCCACACTCCCAAGGAACCGCTGCCGCAGTAA
- a CDS encoding RNA methyltransferase, whose amino-acid sequence MTAPPAITSLQNPHVKRLVRLRARRDRDREGVILIEGARELARAVAAGLEFHTFYLCPALYSPEAQEVAPTLPGPRLELSREAFEKVSGRENPDGLLAVAPRPTRPLPDPGPDTLLLILHSLEKPGNLGAILRTADAAGVGGVLILGATDLYSPGVIRASQGSVFTVPVTALPEAEAQTYLARHAFTRVACTPDAPRDYWDAPLTGRVALVLGAEHAGLPPEWRTSDLPVRIPMHGEADSLNVATAAALVLYEALRQRR is encoded by the coding sequence ATGACCGCGCCCCCCGCCATCACCTCCCTGCAAAACCCGCACGTCAAGCGCCTCGTGCGTTTGCGTGCCCGCCGCGACCGCGACCGCGAGGGCGTCATCCTGATTGAGGGTGCCCGCGAACTCGCCCGCGCGGTGGCCGCCGGGCTGGAGTTCCACACCTTCTACCTGTGCCCGGCCCTTTACAGCCCCGAAGCGCAGGAGGTGGCCCCCACCCTCCCCGGCCCCCGCCTCGAACTCTCCCGCGAGGCTTTCGAGAAGGTCAGCGGCCGCGAGAACCCCGACGGTCTGCTGGCGGTCGCCCCCCGCCCCACGCGCCCGCTGCCTGACCCCGGCCCGGACACCCTCCTCCTCATCCTGCACAGCCTGGAGAAGCCCGGCAACCTCGGCGCGATCCTCCGCACGGCAGACGCGGCGGGCGTGGGGGGCGTCCTGATCCTGGGGGCCACCGACCTCTACTCGCCGGGCGTGATTCGTGCCTCGCAGGGCAGCGTCTTCACCGTGCCCGTCACGGCCCTCCCCGAGGCTGAAGCGCAGACCTACCTCGCCCGGCACGCCTTCACCCGCGTCGCCTGCACCCCCGACGCCCCCCGCGACTACTGGGACGCGCCGCTGACGGGCCGGGTGGCCCTGGTGCTGGGCGCCGAGCACGCCGGGCTGCCCCCCGAATGGCGCACGTCCGACCTCCCCGTCCGCATCCCCATGCACGGGGAGGCCGACAGCCTCAACGTGGCGACGGCGGCCGCGCTGGTGCTGTACGAGGCGCTGCGCCAGCGGAGGTAG
- the sucD gene encoding succinate--CoA ligase subunit alpha, giving the protein MGILVNKDSKVIVQGMTGREGASHSRAMRDFGTAVVAGVTPGKGGTEFEGWPVYNSVEEAKAATGANVSIIFVPPAGAADAVLEAAHAGMPLIVLITEGVPTVDMMRAVQEVKELDAQSRAAGGQGVRLIGGNCPGLVTNGEAKVGIMPNRIYEKPGRIGLISRSGTLTYEAAKLLNDAGMGTSTTVGIGGDPVIGTTFADVLPMFEADPDTDAVVVIGEIGGADEEAAAEYIAQNMKKPVVAFISGRSAPAGKRMGHAGAIIMGNVGTPESKLAAFKAANVPVADTMPEIIELVKKALNVTA; this is encoded by the coding sequence ATGGGCATCCTCGTGAACAAGGACAGCAAGGTCATCGTGCAGGGCATGACCGGCCGTGAAGGCGCCTCGCACTCCCGCGCCATGCGCGACTTCGGCACAGCGGTCGTCGCAGGCGTGACCCCCGGCAAGGGCGGCACCGAGTTCGAGGGCTGGCCCGTGTACAACTCGGTCGAGGAAGCCAAGGCCGCAACGGGCGCGAACGTCTCCATCATCTTCGTGCCGCCCGCCGGGGCCGCCGACGCCGTGCTGGAAGCCGCCCACGCCGGGATGCCCCTGATCGTGCTGATCACCGAGGGCGTGCCCACCGTGGACATGATGCGGGCCGTGCAGGAAGTCAAGGAGCTCGACGCGCAGAGCCGCGCGGCGGGCGGCCAGGGCGTGCGCCTGATCGGCGGCAACTGCCCCGGTCTGGTCACCAATGGCGAAGCCAAGGTGGGCATCATGCCCAACCGCATCTACGAGAAGCCCGGCCGCATCGGCCTGATCAGCCGCTCCGGCACGCTGACCTACGAGGCCGCCAAGCTGCTCAACGACGCCGGGATGGGCACCTCCACCACCGTCGGCATCGGCGGTGACCCCGTGATCGGCACGACCTTCGCGGACGTGCTTCCCATGTTCGAGGCCGACCCCGACACCGACGCGGTCGTCGTGATCGGCGAGATCGGCGGCGCGGACGAGGAAGCCGCTGCCGAGTACATCGCGCAGAACATGAAGAAGCCCGTCGTGGCCTTTATCTCGGGCCGCTCGGCCCCCGCAGGCAAGCGCATGGGTCACGCGGGCGCAATCATCATGGGCAACGTCGGCACCCCGGAGAGCAAGCTCGCCGCTTTCAAAGCCGCGAACGTGCCCGTCGCCGACACCATGCCCGAGATCATCGAACTCGTCAAAAAGGCGCTGAACGTTACCGCCTGA
- a CDS encoding YbjN domain-containing protein has protein sequence MTMETALLTLDTLAKYLRDKEVQLDIEDQGGQRFIRMGWRFEMGDAAVLVSVNDGPNNTSRLEVTCVTQKSYADRRQEVMVMLNDRNRERAFSRSIDADGNVWLEYVGFYPTLAEMPQETFDTLFGGVLMHFQDDYAALEGFAPQGMQVQQPQA, from the coding sequence ATGACCATGGAAACCGCACTTCTCACGCTGGACACGCTCGCCAAGTACCTGCGCGACAAGGAAGTCCAGCTCGACATCGAGGATCAGGGCGGCCAGCGCTTTATCCGCATGGGCTGGCGCTTCGAGATGGGCGACGCCGCCGTGCTGGTGTCCGTCAACGACGGCCCCAACAACACCAGCCGTCTGGAAGTCACCTGCGTGACCCAGAAGAGCTACGCCGACCGCCGCCAGGAAGTCATGGTCATGCTCAACGACCGCAACCGCGAGCGGGCCTTTTCCCGCTCCATCGACGCGGACGGCAATGTCTGGCTGGAGTACGTGGGCTTCTACCCCACCCTGGCCGAGATGCCCCAGGAGACCTTCGACACCCTGTTCGGCGGCGTCCTGATGCACTTCCAGGATGACTACGCCGCGCTGGAAGGCTTCGCGCCCCAGGGCATGCAGGTTCAGCAGCCCCAGGCGTAA
- a CDS encoding methyltransferase domain-containing protein: protein MTWNPNLYHRHREARSAPVHDLLALIPDLPYRDVVDLGCGTGEPTRLLAERFPNARVLGVDSSAEMLARADAAGLPNLRFEREDILELAGEYDLIFSNAALQWLPDHPALLARLWERLRPGGVLAVQVPANHDHDSHRLLTETANEFAPELGGFTRFGTAQGASPVLTPAAYAERLDELGAVEVTALSKVYPVVLSGAEGVLDWTRGTALVPYLSRLGEEDAGRFTAAYLERLRKRWPGERVYYAFTRVLFMARRA from the coding sequence ATGACCTGGAATCCCAACCTCTATCACCGCCACCGCGAGGCCCGCAGCGCCCCGGTGCATGACCTCCTGGCGCTGATCCCGGATCTCCCCTACCGCGACGTGGTGGACCTGGGGTGCGGCACGGGGGAACCGACGCGGCTACTGGCGGAGCGGTTCCCCAACGCGCGGGTGCTGGGGGTGGACAGCAGCGCGGAGATGCTGGCGCGGGCGGACGCCGCGGGTCTGCCGAACCTGCGCTTCGAGCGGGAGGACATTCTGGAGTTGGCAGGCGAGTACGACCTGATCTTCTCCAACGCGGCGCTGCAATGGCTGCCGGATCACCCGGCGCTGCTGGCCCGGCTGTGGGAGCGGCTGCGGCCTGGCGGCGTGCTGGCCGTGCAGGTGCCCGCGAACCACGACCATGACAGCCACCGGCTGCTGACCGAGACGGCGAACGAGTTCGCCCCGGAGCTGGGCGGCTTTACCCGCTTCGGCACCGCGCAGGGGGCCTCCCCGGTGCTGACACCCGCTGCCTATGCCGAGCGGCTGGATGAACTGGGGGCCGTGGAGGTCACGGCGCTGAGCAAGGTCTATCCGGTCGTGCTCTCCGGCGCCGAGGGCGTGCTGGACTGGACGCGGGGCACGGCGCTGGTGCCGTACCTGTCGCGACTGGGCGAGGAGGACGCAGGCCGCTTTACCGCGGCCTACCTGGAGCGGCTCAGGAAACGCTGGCCGGGCGAGCGGGTGTACTACGCCTTCACGCGGGTGCTGTTCATGGCGCGGCGGGCGTGA
- a CDS encoding YchJ family protein, with amino-acid sequence MSPLPYPPFKPCPCGSGRSYGACCGPRHTGERPAETPEALMRSRYAAYFLRDTDYVRRTWHPDTCPADLNLEADDTRYTGLTIHRAEGDTVEFTATFRAGGRMGRMRERSRFTRVEGAWVYVDGEVRGG; translated from the coding sequence ATGTCCCCCCTCCCCTACCCGCCTTTCAAGCCCTGCCCGTGCGGTTCGGGGCGCAGCTACGGCGCGTGCTGCGGTCCCCGGCACACGGGCGAGCGGCCCGCCGAGACGCCAGAAGCGCTGATGCGCTCGCGGTATGCGGCGTACTTCCTGCGCGACACCGACTATGTTCGGCGCACCTGGCACCCTGACACCTGCCCGGCCGACCTAAATCTGGAAGCGGACGATACCCGCTATACCGGGCTGACGATCCACCGGGCGGAGGGTGACACAGTGGAGTTCACCGCCACCTTCCGGGCGGGCGGGCGCATGGGCCGGATGCGCGAACGCAGCCGCTTTACGCGGGTGGAGGGGGCCTGGGTGTACGTGGACGGAGAGGTGCGGGGAGGCTAG
- a CDS encoding DegV family protein translates to MLAVVTDSTCDLAPETARQLGLHVVPLRVLMNGRSLLDWQEVDPDAVYDHQRSGGQVGTEPATQAAFERVYRELLATHDAVLSLHISGHLSATAAHARQAAQALGAGDRVHIIDSGFASLPLAEAALAAREAVGRGGDLAAAKQAVAGVQSGLLAEFTVPTLEYLRRGGRLSRTQEFIGNMLGVRPVLRFDAGRLKAVRRVRAAQATGDILAQLEAHFGREPVAVTIGHAGRDPARMAELRSAVQASRLNVARGRMQLLGPVIGAHVGPGTYGLMARPVLA, encoded by the coding sequence ATGCTTGCCGTCGTGACGGATTCCACCTGCGACCTCGCCCCCGAGACGGCCCGGCAGCTCGGCCTGCACGTGGTGCCCCTGCGGGTCCTGATGAATGGCCGGAGCCTGCTGGACTGGCAGGAGGTCGACCCCGACGCCGTGTACGACCACCAGCGCTCCGGCGGGCAGGTGGGCACCGAGCCCGCCACTCAGGCGGCCTTCGAGCGGGTCTACCGGGAGCTGCTCGCCACGCACGACGCCGTGCTCAGCCTGCATATCAGCGGGCACCTCTCGGCCACCGCCGCGCACGCCCGGCAGGCCGCGCAGGCGCTGGGGGCGGGGGACCGCGTCCACATCATCGACAGCGGCTTCGCCTCCCTGCCCCTGGCGGAGGCAGCCCTCGCCGCGCGGGAGGCCGTGGGCCGGGGCGGTGACCTCGCCGCCGCGAAGCAGGCGGTGGCCGGGGTGCAAAGTGGCCTGCTGGCCGAGTTCACCGTGCCGACCCTGGAGTACCTGCGCCGGGGCGGGCGCCTCTCGCGGACGCAGGAATTCATCGGCAACATGCTGGGGGTCCGGCCCGTGCTGCGATTCGACGCCGGGCGCCTGAAGGCCGTGCGCCGGGTGCGGGCCGCGCAGGCGACCGGGGACATCCTCGCGCAGCTCGAAGCGCACTTCGGCCGCGAGCCCGTCGCGGTCACCATCGGCCACGCGGGGCGCGACCCCGCCCGCATGGCGGAACTGCGCTCGGCGGTGCAGGCCAGCCGCCTGAACGTGGCGCGGGGCCGCATGCAACTCCTTGGCCCCGTGATCGGCGCCCACGTCGGCCCCGGCACCTATGGGCTGATGGCCCGGCCCGTGCTCGCCTGA